The nucleotide sequence GCCGTCAGGGCGAAGCATATGTCGGTCTGCCTGAGCTTCGGCACGTCTGGAAGGAGCGGAGGTCAGAGTCAGAGGGAGTCAGAGGGAGGGGTAACCCAATAACTGTTGGTCAGACCTTTGCGCCCGGTTCCGACGCGCAGGAAGAGCGGCACGAGCAAGTTGAGCAGGACGTTCTCCGCCCGGGCCGCCGTGGCAAACATCGAGTGCCCGCCGCAGACGTTCTCCAGAGTGTAGCCCTCCCCCAGCGAAATGACCTGCAGCGCGATCAGGCGTAGCACCGTCGAGCAAAAGTGCTGGGGTGGTATCTTGCTCATGAGCGCGGCCGAGGCCGAGGAGGTGAGCTCTATCTGAGCCGTGTCGCCGATTATGAGGGCCTGGCAGGTGCTCAGCAGCGTCTTGAGGTACTGGAAGTGAGCGATGTACGGGCACTTGAAGAGGGTCTCGTAGACGCCCTTCAGAAGCTCGCTCGCCGCGTCCCAGTTGGTGTTGCGCCTTATCGAGGCCTTCTTGTAAATCTTGCTGAAGCTCTTGTCCAGCCTGCGGAGGATGATGGTCAGCGCCGGGCGCATGTCGTCGTTCGCCCACTCGGTCGAGGGGAGAATGTCGTTCATGTAGCGCTTGAGGCCGCGGCAGGCCATCGCCTCCGGGTCGTAGGGGGAGATTTTCAGCAGGCTGTGCGCGATGTCCGCCAAGCGCTGCGGCACAGAGAACAAGCGGGGCGACGATGTAGCCGCAGCTGCAGTGCTCTGAGGCGTGAGCGTGAGAGGGCGCTTACCACGTGGCACCTCGAGTCCAGCAGCTCGATGGCCTTTCCGTCCTGCGACTTTTTGTTCAGCTCCACCAGTCGGACGGAGCTCCGGGCGACGAACTCGCCAACCATGTTGAGCAGCGTGTCCCTGGGCCTGACGAACTCGTTTTTGTGCCCGGTCTCGGCATCCTCGTTGTCGCGCTCGTAGAGCTTGCTTTTGGCGTGCTCCGCGTACTTGCCGATGTGGGCCTCCTCGTCGAACTCGAAGCCGGGAGAATAGGGGCCCTTCCCGTAGTTCCTCTGGCTGGAGCCCTTGTGCTCCGGGCTCGCCTTTTGCGGCCGATTGTAGTACCTGCAAGCAAAGCGGAAAAGCAGATGAACGGCCCCGATGAGCAGGAGAGCGCCCTCGGTCTCGCAGCTGCTCcccctctctccccctctcacTTTGCCAGCGCCTCCGAATTGTTGACGAGCGTCCTGACCGCGATGGCCAGCTGATTGATTATCTCCTTCTCGGTTTTCCCCTCCTTGTTGTACGTCGGCAGCTGAATCTGCTGCACGTAGCACGGCATTATGGCCTCCAGTATGGTCTGGAAGCAAGCAAATTATCAGAATCGAGCAAGATTCCTTCCTTACGCGGCGAGATTCGTACAAGCATCTGCTGGCCCCTTATCGAATCGGCGGCGTACGATATGACCATCACGCAGAGGGAGATGCAGTCCAGTATCGTGACCATTTCGTTCTCGTCGTGGTAGCAAAAGTCGATGGCCTTCAAGGGCTTGTCCTCCTTGACCAGCTCGCCGATGTTGAGGGGGTCCGGCGAGGGCGTCTCGAGGCTCAGGAGAAGATTGAAGAGGCAGGAGGAGGGCACCTTGTGCGACTCGCCGACGAGGCTCTGCTCGTCGGTGTCGAGAATGGCCGAGACGCTTCCGAACATTTGAAGTATGAAGGGCTTTCGGTTCATGAGGTAGAACTGCTTGACGGCGTACTCGACGGTCGTCGTGACGAGCTTGTTGGTCTGATGCGTCGAGtagagctgcagcagcgtgGGCATGATGAGAAAGTAGCCGTTGGTCgagaaaatgtttttgaaattgtGGGCCGCGTTGATGTAGGTCGCCACGACGTAGCGCAATATGCACGAGTCCTCGCTGTGGATGATCAGTGCGCCGTTCAGCACGTTCAGAAAGAGATGGATGTCGCCGGAGTAGGCAAAGTTGCCGGCCATGGCCTCGAACATCCGAGCGATCAGCCGCACCCACATGAACTTGTGCATCACGTCGAGGGCCAAAAGCTCCTGGAAGAAGCCGAAGACTCGATTAATGAGCTTTCGATTGTGCCGaatcgcgcgacgacgagctaGTGGGTAAGGCGTATGTAATATGTACCCTGCCCATTTGCCCGCCTTTGTAGAGATCGAGATCCGCCTCGAGGGCCTTGCGAGGAAAGGAGGGCAGCTTCATCAGTTCCTCGTGGAGGAAAACGACGCGTTGCACCACCATGTCGACGTTCTTCAGTATGGCCCAGGTCAGCATGACTTTGCCTATCTCGACGAATTTGTGCACCAGCTCCTGCCTCTGCAGAGCATTGAACGCGTCTTCGGGCTTCATGTGAACGAGCTCCAGTTGCGGATACTGGGACCGCTTGAAGAAGTAATAGTCCCGAACGTAGGACGAGGGGTTGTGTATCTGATCTGCGGTGCAGCGCAACACGAGAGGAATTAGTGGCAATCGTGGCGATCGGGGCAACGGGAGGAGCGCGAGCGCCAAACTTACGAGTCTTGTAGTCGACGAGAAAGTACTCCTTGTGCTTCGGCTCGTCGATGCCGAAGAAGTCGAGAGATTCCCGAAGGATCTGGCAGAACTGCGTGTCCTCTTGAACGGGGAACTGGGAAGGAATGCCGCCAGCATCGGGATCTTGCGGCCCGTGGACGATGATCTTCTTCGCCGAAGGTACGTTGGCCGTCAATAAAATGGAGGCGTCGCACTGCTCCTTCCTCAGAATCTGCTTCAAATCTTTGAACATGATGCCGTGGACGCTGTGCACAACCTGCGTTAAAAGTGGCAATGCGTAATTATCAGCTCTGGCTCGTCTGTCGGTCGGAATCTTTCGGAGCGGCATACCATCCAGAGAACCGAGAGCGCGGTGCCGATCAACTTCTGTCCCTCTTCGTGCGGGGACCTAACGTAGAACATGACGTATCCGATGATGTAGTTGTAGAGAGCAAACGCGGCTTGTTGGGGCAGCTTGGGAACGAATCTTATCAGGTGGCGCAGCAGCTTGAACATCAAATCTTGCTGGTCTCTCGTCAGTCTCTCCAATACGTATCGTAGGAACAGAGCGCTGTCCTCCACCAAGCAATTCCAGATGACCTGTAGGCAAATGGACGCGCGAATGACACGTGCGCGATAATGCTCGCGGCAATGCGCGCTTACTTGATAGGCCATCTCGTAGACGGCGTTTCCGTCTTCCGAAACTGCGGCGTCGTCGAGCAGAGTGATGATTTGAATGATGGCCGAGCAGAGCGTGGAAGGGAAGAGAGACAGCGCGGACTGTCCGTGGTGAGCCAAATTTCTCGGAGCCGTGTCCCCGGCATCTTCGTCGATGTTGCCTTCAAACCGAACACACATGCTCTATCTATGGAAAGTCGAAAGCCAGGGGCTACGCGATATAGAGATATAGGGTGAACGGgggatggggggggggggcatacCCTCGTCGTGATCGTCGCCCACCGGGCTGGGCTCGTAGGCCGCCTGGAAGGTAATCGGAATGGTGGTTATCAAAAAGTTTTCCCTCTCCTCGCGCTTCTTGTCGTCCTGCGCTTGCAGAGCTCGCTTGATCAGTTCGGTCTGCTGCTTCTTTCGGGTCTTGGTCGCGGTGACGAGCGCTCTCTGCAACGAGATTGCGCGTCACATCGCGCGGTATTCGCAGGTGTAATTTTTATCTGTGGCGAAGACTCACGTGGCGCTCCTGATTGATCGTCACTTCCTCGACTTTGGTCTTGACCTGAGGCATCCAGGGCGGGTCGACAACGGGCAGCGACTCGATTCCGATCTTCGGGGACGGCAGAGTGAACTCTATCCCCGGCGGCGGAACCTTGAAGGTCAAGTGCGCCGACTCCTCCATCCGCGGCCAGACTTGGTAGCGGAACTTCCAGAGTATCTGGAACTTGAGTATGGCGCTTATGCGAGTCGCGGGATTGTCGTGTTTCAAGCCGCGCTGCATGATGTCGCTCGCTTGGCTGGGCGCCCGGACCGCGGCCACGATGAATATCGAtgccgccgcggcggcgagCTCCTGGTTCATTTCCAGCAGGAGCTCCCAGGCCACCGGGATGATGTCGACGAAGTGCTCCTCCGTCATGACGACCGCGCCCTTCAAGAGGCTCGCCAGCGGGGCGTGGAACGAGTCCTTGACCTGGTTGCGCAGATACTTTAGCATGGCCGGCGGCTCcctctccttctcctcctcttcgGGCGGCTCCATGGCTTTGGCCAAGTCTATGCCGTGCTCGGACTCGTGGTCGGCCAGGTCCTTTGAGTCGGCGCCCTTGTCGATCCTGAAAGCGAGGCCACTCAGCGATGTTCACTCAGCGATGTTCACTCAGCGATACAGCTGCAAACGGTATATATGCATATGTAGGCGAGTCGAGCTCACTTGAATTTCCGGCCAACGCTGTCCTTCCTGCGCACCGGGGAAACCTGGGCGCTCGTTTGGTCCGACACCTTGCGGCTTCGCTTGTCCTTCTTTCCTTCCTCCTTCTTGTCGGCCGCCTCCAAGTCGAAGGGAGCCGAGCCGCTGACTACGCCGAACTCCTCGCCGTAGACCTTGCGCACTGCCCGGACGAGCCTCTCGCTGGCCCGCATCTGACGCCTGTGGCAGTAGGGGTGGCAAAAGACCTGGTGGCAGCAGTAGAAGTTGAAGTTGCTCGCCACGCCCACCAGCACCTTCATCCAGGGAAAGTTTCTGTTGGTCTCGTCGGTGTCGTTGCTGTCGCTAGGGCTCTCCGGCGGCTGCTCGTCGCTGAGGATGCCCGGGGACTCCTCGCCGCTGGCCTCCCCGTAGAGGCCCGGCTCCGAGGTGTCGCTTCTGTCCGAGAGCGAGCTGACCTTGCGCTTCGACTGAATCGAGTCGGCCCGCCGAACTGCGCGCGAGGGGAATCGAGCGAGATAGGGAGcaactatatttttatatttataactatatttttatatatatgtaggtATGCGAGTAGCGGCGGCCTTACACGCCTCGAGCTCGATCTCCTTTCCCTCCTTGGTGCCGCGGCGCAGCTTGAGGCTGCGGCGCTTGAAGGAGCCCGTGGCCGCGTTGCCGGCGGTGCCGCGGCGCAGCAGGAACGGCCGGCCCGTGGCAGCCTGCATGCGCTTGCTCTTCTCCTTCTCGTTGTTCAGAAGCTCTTCGCCTTGTATCGTGACGTTGGACTTGCTGCTCCCTTCCGACTCGTTGTCGGGCTCGTGGAGGACGAAGCTGATCTTGCGCTCTGCGGGAAGGGAGGTGGCCGGTCAGCGCCGAGCGCGGAGGGCGAGCGCGGAGGGCGAGCGCTCCCATCGGTTCGCGCGGCTCACGCGTCCACGTACCAGTGTTTTCCCTGTCGCCGGCGATCGACTGCAAGCTCTGGGCGGAGGTCTGCGAGTGGCCCATGGAGGAGAGCGCCATGCTCCAGCGGCGATTGGCCTCTCGGCTGTAGAGCTTTTCCCACGGGGGCGGCCGCTCCTTCGTCGAGAGTCTGCTCGATTTGGGCAGCGTCGGGTAGGTCTCCCGGAGGAAGGCCGTTATCTCCAGCAGCAGCGTGCACGCGACCAATCGCAGCGCGACTGGGCAGGACGTCCCGTAGCTGTTGACGCTGGCTGCGAACATTGCGCGGCGATTCGTCGTTGCTGTCGCATTACGGATAGGTGAGCTGACGTACCTTCGTCGAGGAAGTcttcctcctcgtcctcggcGATCAGATCCCGGTGCTTGCTCTCGTCCAAGATCATCGCGCTGACTTGATCGACGTTCTGCTTGTCTTCGGACATGAATTCTTCGAGCCTCGAGCCTATGGCCTGTGTGGAGGAGAGCGAGCGCGTAATCGCATCCAAGTGTTTAATTGGAGTACGCGGCTTACCTCGGCCCACTGGTAGAATAGTTTCCCCGCGGCCCTCTGCAGAACATGAGTCCGCCTGAGGCCGGTGGGGCCGCTCCGGTTGTTCAGAGCCATCGAGGGCCGAAACATCGGGTAGTTCATCTTCATCCACGTCGGCCAGTGGCCCTTGTTGCACTGGTGCACGAGGTGTGCGCACTCCAGGAGCATCGCGGCGCGAGCCACCACGGGGGCGTGCGGCTGCCGCGGCAAAACGGGCGCTTGTTAGTCGCTGCTTGTTAGTCGACGGTTCAGCCCCCACCCCACGCGCATACAGCGATACCTACCAAGTCGAGCAGGGCTCCCATCAAATGCTGGTCCGGCACCGAGCCCGGCTGGCAAGTCTCCAAGAAGAATGAAAATCGCTGTATTCCCTCGAAAAGCGCCTTTCTCGGCACCAGTCTGCGCTCCTTCAGAACGACGAACTCGGATTCTCTCGAGGCCTCGCCCGGCTCCAGCGAGTTTCTCCGGCTGAAATCTTTTTGCCGGAATACGTAGCTCGTGCAATCAAGCTCTCGGCTAGTCGCGTATATACTCACAACTGCCCTGCACCTCTTCGAAACTCTCCTTCTTCTTGCCCTTGACCAAGCCTATCTTGCTCAATTTGTCCTCCATGCGGCGCTTCGCCTTTTGCAGAGTTTGACTGACTCTGCAACGAGAGAATTAACGCGACAcatggtgtgtgtgtgtggagagagagagagagagagagagagacgaggtgACATTGCGAAACGCGCGTCGGGCCTACCCACCCTCTCGGCGTTCGAGAAACGCCGCGGCGATGAGCGCGTCGCAGACTCGGTTGTCGCGCAAAGCTGCACTCCGTGGGCGACTCGCTGCTCTCGTGGCTGTCGGTCGATTCCGTTCTGCCGTACTCTTTGCGAAACCAATTGACTGGGGAAGAGCGCGGAACATAAGGCGTTGCAGAAACGGCGCTAAATCGAATGGAACGAACTCGAGATCGAGCTTTTACCCAGTCCGCCGATTTTCAATCGAGCCGCCTTTCTCGATTTCCTTATTCCGAAAGAAGGCTCGCTCAGCTCCAAATTCCTCTCGCTCTGCCTCGGCGTCAGCATGTGATGCTTCTTTCTGATGTTTCCCAGAGG is from Nasonia vitripennis strain AsymCx chromosome 1, Nvit_psr_1.1, whole genome shotgun sequence and encodes:
- the LOC100117717 gene encoding protein unc-80 homolog isoform X11 — encoded protein: MCEPQLPIPVQMFLWRQLKPFIRAKLGRVHEASCVFCQHAPGHHEMKEACTSMERVLVQNIHNELTPSLRTILGTVPRWRLIQASLPFVLHATANLLNNKKDFQNLGPLETTLLYILHWIILDAADECSEQDAELNNPFYHLFSIASMTLFVYLFVPLCSHLKDVDFKGSLRLENGQKIWYPIYECRHPESPCFTAHCRPKPRALWRTMTRGARPRNLSDDVFLAANDSSPTSRTVNAAFSEQTVRGPDDESSWLSSPKDKAFPETIPEESSSTEDEHVVIFTLPSLGDSERMLDGVKEVSTIYAGEASIFHVAMGHRTSSSSKPTLTIEQVTAISELDSYRQYEGRPLGQHDSDEPTSRDEQSGKYDQESATDGSRSKAPGQRCTSSTNEHAAPSLTVDFDVRAATFLDVAVLRCLFISQWQEEGIFWALQFLYNRLRRINEDSSVQQMPRRRSNSLPIPKIQVSIYQSPENKKRDDGKELADAQDARDAVLSADISAYGEVTYKSHETEISQARRASEKGKKRMKMADLKAFVETKLLSKSEKALEKIGQDEPKALFEQECHRSLDTGEGRLTRQPSVCSKIFDAKDPDYIDQPTNLIKGKSMPSLSCLINELTAGGYIGDTKVERKASQFYSQSSGIPNPIITVTEHTPTPSPDYMKRQGSIDSQLDAISSHGRRPALERKASLTRSQTDSNITYSGDEMPEAPGSGYYITKEGDIDFQIVLKAIHNVALRDNQSCTLRVCELILNLIELLMDMGVLKQCLRDETLEKQQDSAEKSEAGSKQQEECKITAHNLTMNCLVRILRHLGCPHGCPDGIRGPQADFCRSQIQTIFSKLHKASSKQFSSFLRLMARERPITDVVEFFHSYLGFCVDPSSLLSPLNQKRGSSKSPDSVPQGGYATNFGAGLIGGGGGGGGVSSSASNPLPSGSAAAPGAAPGHGNASAAGPRFRNIESQIMGCIFKSTVTRCVEISRELKSQENISLYCDLRQLMSYVKEAHGGVFRRVALSCILDSADLPNKPCKSQVQTTRVIRHVYPFDLDQSADLGADGCYAIDDRAARKFLFKKRSTSSTCASLLETELSDENAKVSQSPLGNIRKKHHMLTPRQSERNLELSEPSFGIRKSRKAARLKIGGLVNWFRKEYGRTESTDSHESSESPTECSFARQPSLRRAHRRGVSRTPRGVSQTLQKAKRRMEDKLSKIGLVKGKKKESFEEVQGSYFSRRNSLEPGEASRESEFVVLKERRLVPRKALFEGIQRFSFFLETCQPGSVPDQHLMGALLDLPHAPVVARAAMLLECAHLVHQCNKGHWPTWMKMNYPMFRPSMALNNRSGPTGLRRTHVLQRAAGKLFYQWAEAIGSRLEEFMSEDKQNVDQVSAMILDESKHRDLIAEDEEEDFLDEASVNSYGTSCPVALRLVACTLLLEITAFLRETYPTLPKSSRLSTKERPPPWEKLYSREANRRWSMALSSMGHSQTSAQSLQSIAGDRENTERKISFVLHEPDNESEGSSKSNVTIQGEELLNNEKEKSKRMQAATGRPFLLRRGTAGNAATGSFKRRSLKLRRGTKEGKEIELEAFRRADSIQSKRKVSSLSDRSDTSEPGLYGEASGEESPGILSDEQPPESPSDSNDTDETNRNFPWMKVLVGVASNFNFYCCHQVFCHPYCHRRQMRASERLVRAVRKVYGEEFGVVSGSAPFDLEAADKKEEGKKDKRSRKVSDQTSAQVSPVRRKDSVGRKFKIDKGADSKDLADHESEHGIDLAKAMEPPEEEEKEREPPAMLKYLRNQVKDSFHAPLASLLKGAVVMTEEHFVDIIPVAWELLLEMNQELAAAAASIFIVAAVRAPSQASDIMQRGLKHDNPATRISAILKFQILWKFRYQVWPRMEESAHLTFKVPPPGIEFTLPSPKIGIESLPVVDPPWMPQVKTKVEEVTINQERHRALVTATKTRKKQQTELIKRALQAQDDKKREERENFLITTIPITFQAAYEPSPVGDDHDEGNIDEDAGDTAPRNLAHHGQSALSLFPSTLCSAIIQIITLLDDAAVSEDGNAVYEMAYQVIWNCLVEDSALFLRYVLERLTRDQQDLMFKLLRHLIRFVPKLPQQAAFALYNYIIGYVMFYVRSPHEEGQKLIGTALSVLWMVVHSVHGIMFKDLKQILRKEQCDASILLTANVPSAKKIIVHGPQDPDAGGIPSQFPVQEDTQFCQILRESLDFFGIDEPKHKEYFLVDYKTHQIHNPSSYVRDYYFFKRSQYPQLELVHMKPEDAFNALQRQELVHKFVEIGKVMLTWAILKNVDMVVQRVVFLHEELMKLPSFPRKALEADLDLYKGGQMGRELLALDVMHKFMWVRLIARMFEAMAGNFAYSGDIHLFLNVLNGALIIHSEDSCILRYVVATYINAAHNFKNIFSTNGYFLIMPTLLQLYSTHQTNKLVTTTVEYAVKQFYLMNRKPFILQMFGSVSAILDTDEQSLVGESHKVPSSCLFNLLLSLETPSPDPLNIGELVKEDKPLKAIDFCYHDENEMVTILDCISLCVMVISYAADSIRGQQMLTILEAIMPCYVQQIQLPTYNKEGKTEKEIINQLAIAVRTLVNNSEALAKYYNRPQKASPEHKGSSQRNYGKGPYSPGFEFDEEAHIGKYAEHAKSKLYERDNEDAETGHKNEFVRPRDTLLNMVGEFVARSSVRLVELNKKSQDGKAIELLDSRCHVRLADIAHSLLKISPYDPEAMACRGLKRYMNDILPSTEWANDDMRPALTIILRRLDKSFSKIYKKASIRRNTNWDAASELLKGVYETLFKCPYIAHFQYLKTLLSTCQALIIGDTAQIELTSSASAALMSKIPPQHFCSTVLRLIALQVISLGEGYTLENVCGGHSMFATAARAENVLLNLLVPLFLRVGTGRKDVPKLRQTDICFALTAVLNTLWPTGAKTMQMTAPNLKTTTDIRTGSLTFAARDSKTLTKISLTLYQVAFLALKIIVICFESELTTEWPRILRTMKLLNKRNEASLYLWNFLEFVVTHRTPLYIQMLPFIIHKIGQAPISDHERSMQSIIREKIRGVNMAVPRSRGALLADLLAELGKLKEEIEDRKFDELEPKRSVAEMHQANEGQPRTQRPSLLIDLLTGDLGSRGHANRTPAETPCSNSTATGQPASSSHHSVSSASNATKLSLQSQASLQGSANARGSISSTSAGSGTLRDGTDAACPGSSQTDQPAQATDRSQPSSTTSDELNKHHPMLTRQKTSKLRFVSSVEFRHSSGETMNSQLSPSSPLEDSSGESRPDKPRLQRSMGQSKRTFRLRKSRRAHVEVTLPESTLSHVLTPATPLAETSPLFSVSARVEDAGEQSATSSATAIGADAPALQQQQQQQQLTPQAQHHTHHHHHHHQHLHLRPQSDVSLDEDTSSTSGYRESYSMQLVSLESSGNRTDQAPPLASPDLPSTSSTTTNYMAFDGSSPECSINSNGGEKTALLTHSSQRTNSQHSLLMAFPAQDEDTLI
- the LOC100117717 gene encoding protein unc-80 homolog isoform X2; this encodes MCEPQLPIPVQMFLWRQLKPFIRAKLGRVHEASCVFCQHAPGHHEMKEACTSMERVLVQNIHNELTPSLRTILGTVPRWRLIQASLPFVLHATANLLNNKKDFQNLGPLETTLLYILHWIILDAADECSEQDAELNNPFYHLFSIASMTLFVYLFVPLCSHLKDVDFKGSLRLENGQKIWYPIYECRHPESPCFTAHCRPKPRALWRTMTRGARPRNLSDDVFLAANDSSPTSRTVNAAFSEQTVRGPDDESSWLSSPKDKAFPETIPEESSSTEDEHVVIFTLPSLGDSERMLDGVKEVSTIYAGEASIFHVAMGHRTSSSSKPTLTIEQVTAISELDSYRQYEGRPLGQHDSDEPTSRDEQSGKYDQESATDGSRSKAPGQRCTSSTNEHAAPSLTVDFDVRAATFLDVAVLRCLFISQWQEEGIFWALQFLYNRLRRINEDSSVQQMPRRRSNSLPIPKIQVSIYQSPENKKRDDGKELADAQDARDAVLSADISAYGEVTYKSHETEISQARRASEKGKKRMKMADLKAFVETKLLSKSEKALEKIGQDEPKALFEQECHRSLDTGEGRLTRQPSVCSKIFDAKDPDYIDQPTNLIKGKSMPSLSCLINELTAGGYIGDTKVERKASQFYSQSSGIPNPIITVTEHTPTPSPDYMKRQGSIDSQLDAISSHGRRPALERKASLTRSQTDSNITYSGDEMPEAPGSGYYITKEGDIDFQIVLKAIHNVALRDNQSCTLRVCELILNLIELLMDMGVLKQCLRDETLEKQQDSAEKSEAGSKQQEECKITAHNLTMNCLVRILRHLGCPHGCPDGIRGPQADFCRSQIQTIFSKLHKASSKQFSSFLRLMARERPITDVVEFFHSYLGFCVDPSSLLSPLNQKRGSSKSPDSVPQGGYATNFGAGLIGGGGGGGGVSSSASNPLPSGSAAAPGAAPGHGNASAAGPRFRNIESQIMGCIFKSTVTRCVEISRELKSQENISLYCDLRQLMSYVKEAHGGVFRRVALSCILDSADLPNKPCKSQVQTTRVIRHVYPFDLDQSADLGADGCYAIDDRAARKFLFKKRSTSSTCASLLETELSDENAKVSQSPLGNIRKKHHMLTPRQSERNLELSEPSFGIRKSRKAARLKIGGLVNWFRKEYGRTESTDSHESSESPTECSFARQPSLRRAHRRGVSRTPRGVSQTLQKAKRRMEDKLSKIGLVKGKKKESFEEVQGSYFSRRNSLEPGEASRESEFVVLKERRLVPRKALFEGIQRFSFFLETCQPGSVPDQHLMGALLDLPHAPVVARAAMLLECAHLVHQCNKGHWPTWMKMNYPMFRPSMALNNRSGPTGLRRTHVLQRAAGKLFYQWAEAIGSRLEEFMSEDKQNVDQVSAMILDESKHRDLIAEDEEEDFLDEASVNSYGTSCPVALRLVACTLLLEITAFLRETYPTLPKSSRLSTKERPPPWEKLYSREANRRWSMALSSMGHSQTSAQSLQSIAGDRENTERKISFVLHEPDNESEGSSKSNVTIQGEELLNNEKEKSKRMQAATGRPFLLRRGTAGNAATGSFKRRSLKLRRGTKEGKEIELEAFAPYLARFPSRAVRRADSIQSKRKVSSLSDRSDTSEPGLYGEASGEESPGILSDEQPPESPSDSNDTDETNRNFPWMKVLVGVASNFNFYCCHQVFCHPYCHRRQMRASERLVRAVRKVYGEEFGVVSGSAPFDLEAADKKEEGKKDKRSRKVSDQTSAQVSPVRRKDSVGRKFKIDKGADSKDLADHESEHGIDLAKAMEPPEEEEKEREPPAMLKYLRNQVKDSFHAPLASLLKGAVVMTEEHFVDIIPVAWELLLEMNQELAAAAASIFIVAAVRAPSQASDIMQRGLKHDNPATRISAILKFQILWKFRYQVWPRMEESAHLTFKVPPPGIEFTLPSPKIGIESLPVVDPPWMPQVKTKVEEVTINQERHRALVTATKTRKKQQTELIKRALQAQDDKKREERENFLITTIPITFQAAYEPSPVGDDHDEGNIDEDAGDTAPRNLAHHGQSALSLFPSTLCSAIIQIITLLDDAAVSEDGNAVYEMAYQVIWNCLVEDSALFLRYVLERLTRDQQDLMFKLLRHLIRFVPKLPQQAAFALYNYIIGYVMFYVRSPHEEGQKLIGTALSVLWMVVHSVHGIMFKDLKQILRKEQCDASILLTANVPSAKKIIVHGPQDPDAGGIPSQFPVQEDTQFCQILRESLDFFGIDEPKHKEYFLVDYKTHQIHNPSSYVRDYYFFKRSQYPQLELVHMKPEDAFNALQRQELVHKFVEIGKVMLTWAILKNVDMVVQRVVFLHEELMKLPSFPRKALEADLDLYKGGQMGRELLALDVMHKFMWVRLIARMFEAMAGNFAYSGDIHLFLNVLNGALIIHSEDSCILRYVVATYINAAHNFKNIFSTNGYFLIMPTLLQLYSTHQTNKLVTTTVEYAVKQFYLMNRKPFILQMFGSVSAILDTDEQSLVGESHKVPSSCLFNLLLSLETPSPDPLNIGELVKEDKPLKAIDFCYHDENEMVTILDCISLCVMVISYAADSIRGQQMLTILEAIMPCYVQQIQLPTYNKEGKTEKEIINQLAIAVRTLVNNSEALAKYYNRPQKASPEHKGSSQRNYGKGPYSPGFEFDEEAHIGKYAEHAKSKLYERDNEDAETGHKNEFVRPRDTLLNMVGEFVARSSVRLVELNKKSQDGKAIELLDSRCHVRLADIAHSLLKISPYDPEAMACRGLKRYMNDILPSTEWANDDMRPALTIILRRLDKSFSKIYKKASIRRNTNWDAASELLKGVYETLFKCPYIAHFQYLKTLLSTCQALIIGDTAQIELTSSASAALMSKIPPQHFCSTVLRLIALQVISLGEGYTLENVCGGHSMFATAARAENVLLNLLVPLFLRVGTGRKDVPKLRQTDICFALTAVLNTLWPTGAKTMQMTAPNLKTTTDIRTGSLTFAARDSKTLTKISLTLYQVAFLALKIIVICFESELTTEWPRILRTMKLLNKRNEASLYLWNFLEFVVTHRTPLYIQMLPFIIHKIGQAPISDHERSMQSIIREKIRGVNMAVPRSRGALLADLLAELGKLKEEIEDRKFDELEPKRSVAEMHQANEGQPRTQRPSLLIDLLTGDLGSRGHANRTPAETPCSNSTATGQPASSSHHSVSSASNATKLSLQSQASLQGSANARGSISSTSAGSGTLRDGTDAACPGSSQTDQPAQATDRSQPSSTTSDELNKHHPMLTRQKTSKLRFVSSVEFRHSSGETMNSQLSPSSPLEDSSGESRPDKPRLQRSMGQSKRTFRLRKSRRAHVEVTLPESTLSHVLTPATPLAETSPLFSVSARVEDAGEQSATSSATAIGADAPALQQQQQQQQLTPQAQHHTHHHHHHHQHLHLRPQSDVSLDEDTSSTSGYRESYSMQLVSLESSGNRTDQAPPLASPDLPSTSSTTTNYMAFDGSSPECSINSNGGEKTALLTHSSQRTNSQHSLLMAFPAQDEDTLI